In Polypterus senegalus isolate Bchr_013 chromosome 12, ASM1683550v1, whole genome shotgun sequence, the following are encoded in one genomic region:
- the zgc:162879 gene encoding ras and EF-hand domain-containing protein isoform X3 produces the protein MQQHLLNLEQRVRREERQKFETVFSDLQKRHERQLTDLQAALDRLGKQVKQNSQTYSKEDVYKLKNQIHELEQEREQLKAYLLKAQTDISVLQAEMDQLKNDYTDQRIQYEREKDALLKMAQDQQTYSSQIEILQAVNKNLYDSNDGLRSALVTNIESAKKRTPSPRAQSPVNRLKASEQTPPHIKSYNSYADEDDASLDLYKSVNSKYSHVASWADKYLDSGVSVSHDTVDGQDSCSEYDSDHSQDSEETIHHSYSYAPSEIELSEVKSEGMADMESNHIFSRRSSISSSIRRRLPAFSQKKTNMEGLEDSNSPGPMYKLVLAGDAGSGKSSFLLRLCMNEFKGDTTSTLGVDFQMKKLSVDGEHTSLQIWDTAGQERFRSIARNYFRKAHGVLLMYDVTSEQSFLNIREWIDAIRESTDDPIPVIVIGNKTDLREELPESSCVHTTHGEKLAMAYGALFCETSAKEGTNVVEAVLHLAREVKKNVDLHHNVEPPMKLSNPERTNPLPNCCKL, from the exons ATGCAACAACACCTGTTGAACCTGGAGCAGAGAGTCCGGAGGGAG GAGCGTCAGAAATTTGAAACTGTATTTTCAGACCTCCAGAAGCGCCATGAAAGACAGCTCACAGATTTGCAGGCCGCTCTTGACCGACTAGGGAAG CAAGTAAAGCAAAACTCACAGACTTACTCCAAGGAGGATGTCTATAAGCTTAAAAATCAGATTCATGAACTTGAACAG GAAAGGGAGCAACTGAAAGCATATTTATTAAAGGCTCAAACTGACATTTCTGTACTTCAAGCAGAGATGGATCAACTTAAAAATGATTATACAGATCAGAGGATACAGTATGAACG AGAGAAGGATGCCCTGCTTAAGATGGCACAAGACCAGCAGACCTACTCTAGTCAAATTGAAATACTACA GGCTGTGAACAAAAATCTATATGACAGTAATGATGGTTTAAGATCTGCTTTAGTGACAAATATTGAATCAGCAAAAAAAAGA actCCTTCACCTCGTGCTCAGAGTCCAGTGAATAGATTAAAGGCTTCTGAACAGACTCCTCCTCACATCAAAAGTTACAACAG CTATGCTGATGAGGATGATGCTTCATTGGACTTGTACAAATCAGTCAATTCCAAGTATTCCCATGTTGCTAGTTGGGCAGACAAGTATCTGGATAGTGGTGTTTCTGTGTCACATGACACAGTGGATGGCCAAGATTCGTGCAGTGAATATGACAGTGATCACAGCCAGGATTCAGAAGAGACCATTCATCACAGCTATTCATATGCACCATCTGAAATTGAG CTGTCTGAAGTGAAATCAGAAGGGATGGCAGACATGGAATCCAATCACATTTTCAGCAGACGTAGTTCCATTTCATCCTCCATTAGAAGGCGACTTCCAGCATTCAGTCAAAAG AAGACCAACATGGAGGGGCTGGAGGATTCTAATTCACCTGGTCCAATGTATAAGCTTGTCCTTGCAGGAGATGCAGGGTCAGGGAAATCGAGTTTCCTTCTTCGACTGTGTATGAACGAGTTCAAAGGAGACACAACAAGCACATTAG GTGTTGATTTTCAAATGAAGAAGTTGTCAGTTGATGGAGAGCATACATCTCTGCAGATCTGGGACACAGCAGGACAAGAAAG atTTCGTAGTATTGCCAGGAACTATTTTCGAAAAGCCCATGGTGTTCTACTCATGTATGATGTAACTTCTGAACAAAGTTTCCTTAACATCAGAGAATGGATTGATGCCATCAGA GAATCCACCGATGATCCGATTCCAGTTATTGTAATTGGAAACAAGACTGATTTACGAGAAGAACTGCCAGAGTCAAGCTGTGTTCACACCACACATGGGGAGAAGTTAGCTATG gCATATGGTGCTCTCTTCTGTGAGACAAGTGCAAAAGAAGGTACCAATGTAGTGGAAGCCGTCCTTCATCTTGCAAG GGAAGTTAAAAAGAATGTGGACCTCCACCATAATGTGGAGCCGCCAATGAAACTCAGTAATCCAGAAAGGACAAACCCTCTTCCTAACTGCTGTAAGCTCTAG